In a genomic window of Pirellulales bacterium:
- the dapF gene encoding diaminopimelate epimerase: MRFTKMHGAGNDYVYVDCFRDPVPDDPAETARQVADRHFGIGGDGLILICRSDVADARMRMFNADGSESEMCGNGIRCVAKYVYDHAIAQKPTLRIETGAGILTLDLEIADGLAERVRVDMGCAILDATKIPVVAAVAGPNGRVVNAPLGVHVKLPATNDWQKECGLDQHMTCVSMGNPHVVLYCDNVAAIPLETIGPLLETHAIFPKRINVHFVEVHAPGEVTMRTWERGSGITLACGTGASAVCVAGVLAGKSARRILAHLPGGDLELEWAENDHVYMTGPAVEVFSGQWAPPVAVKT; the protein is encoded by the coding sequence ATGCGGTTTACCAAGATGCATGGGGCGGGCAACGACTACGTCTACGTCGATTGCTTCCGTGACCCAGTCCCCGACGATCCGGCCGAGACGGCCCGGCAGGTGGCCGATCGGCACTTTGGTATCGGCGGCGACGGGCTGATCTTGATCTGCCGCTCGGACGTGGCCGACGCCCGCATGCGGATGTTCAACGCCGACGGCTCGGAATCCGAAATGTGCGGCAACGGCATCCGCTGCGTCGCCAAGTACGTCTACGATCACGCGATCGCGCAAAAGCCGACGCTTCGGATCGAAACTGGGGCCGGCATCCTCACGCTCGACCTGGAAATCGCCGACGGCTTGGCCGAGCGGGTGCGTGTCGACATGGGATGCGCGATCCTTGACGCGACCAAGATTCCAGTCGTGGCTGCGGTGGCTGGCCCTAACGGACGTGTGGTCAACGCGCCGCTCGGCGTACACGTGAAGCTTCCTGCTACGAACGATTGGCAAAAGGAATGTGGACTTGATCAGCACATGACGTGCGTCTCGATGGGCAACCCGCACGTGGTGCTCTATTGCGACAATGTGGCCGCCATTCCGCTAGAAACGATCGGACCGCTGCTGGAAACACACGCGATCTTTCCCAAACGAATCAACGTACACTTTGTCGAGGTCCACGCTCCGGGCGAAGTCACGATGCGGACTTGGGAACGCGGCTCTGGCATCACCCTGGCCTGCGGCACTGGCGCCAGCGCCGTGTGCGTAGCCGGTGTGCTCGCCGGCAAAAGTGCGCGGCGAATTCTGGCGCATCTACCCGGCGGAGATCTGGAGCTCGAGTGGGCCGAGAACGACCACGTTTATATGACCGGACCGGCCGTGGAAGTATTCTCGGGCCAATGGGCGCCGCCGGTGGCAGTGAAAACTTAG
- a CDS encoding lysophospholipid acyltransferase family protein, whose translation MKIRSPALIKSAALAASALTRAWMSTLDYRVSFYDPTIDPVDPRYSGQKIYIFWHEYILFPLYMRGHCNLAMLLSQHLDAEILSHVARHMGFDFVRGSSTRGGAAALRELLAKSKQMNLTITPDGPRGPRRKLAQGPVYLASKLGLPIVAMGFGYDRPWRFGSWDRFALPRPYSRSRAVVSPMMNIPADLDRDGLEHYRVEVERMLNRLTLEAEAWAEAGTRKVNEIVALRERAGVGRTTADGWPLAVLPTTSSARAA comes from the coding sequence ATGAAGATTCGCAGCCCAGCTCTCATTAAATCCGCGGCCCTGGCCGCCTCGGCGCTCACACGGGCCTGGATGTCGACGCTCGACTATCGCGTATCGTTTTACGACCCGACGATCGACCCGGTCGACCCGCGCTATAGCGGTCAGAAGATCTATATCTTTTGGCACGAGTACATCCTGTTTCCACTGTACATGCGTGGGCATTGCAATCTGGCGATGCTTCTGAGCCAGCATTTGGACGCCGAGATTCTCAGCCACGTCGCACGGCATATGGGCTTCGACTTCGTACGCGGCTCTTCGACCCGTGGCGGCGCGGCAGCATTGCGCGAATTGTTGGCCAAGAGCAAGCAGATGAATCTAACCATCACGCCCGATGGCCCGCGTGGTCCACGCCGCAAATTGGCCCAGGGGCCGGTCTATTTGGCCTCGAAATTGGGCTTGCCCATCGTCGCCATGGGCTTTGGCTACGATCGGCCGTGGCGCTTTGGCAGCTGGGATCGTTTCGCCTTGCCGCGTCCCTACTCACGAAGTCGTGCCGTCGTAAGTCCCATGATGAATATTCCGGCCGATCTCGATCGGGACGGACTGGAGCATTATCGCGTCGAGGTTGAGAGGATGCTCAATCGTCTTACGCTGGAAGCCGAAGCCTGGGCCGAGGCCGGCACGCGCAAGGTCAACGAGATCGTGGCGCTGCGCGAGCGAGCCGGCGTGGGTCGCACAACAGCAGATGGTTGGCCGCTGGCGGTCTTGCCTACGACATCGAGCGCGCGCGCAGCCTGA
- the xseA gene encoding exodeoxyribonuclease VII large subunit, whose translation MSAADLFSSDQEQVLSVGDLTDHIKGLLEGTFSNVWVSGEISNFSRPQSGHCYLTLKDDRAQLRAVMWKGAASRLRFELEDGLEVVCQGDIDVYAPRGSYQLVIRQIEPKGVGALELALRKLREQLAAEGLFEAARKRPLPRFPRRIAFVTSPTGAAVRDFLEVLRRRWRGAHVLIVPTRVQGDGASLEIAAAIAAANQLPIEIDCLVVGRGGGSVEDLWAFNEEPVVRAIHASRIPVISAVGHEIDVTLSDLVADMRALTPSEAAELVAPAADELSAALAICRRRMTTALRSLATAARGRLQGVESRRTFRRPFDRIHDLLQRLDELSLRSGRLMRRRIVDARSRTDGLAAHLDSLSPLGVLARGYSLTRRLSDGRIVRSSSELAVGDRITTRFATGEATSRIEATNEATPS comes from the coding sequence ATGTCTGCCGCCGATCTATTTTCGTCCGACCAGGAACAAGTCCTGTCCGTCGGCGACCTGACCGACCACATCAAGGGATTGCTGGAAGGCACATTCAGCAACGTATGGGTCTCGGGCGAGATCTCGAATTTTTCCCGTCCGCAGTCAGGCCACTGCTATCTCACGCTCAAAGATGATCGCGCACAATTGCGGGCCGTCATGTGGAAAGGCGCCGCGAGCCGACTACGGTTCGAGCTCGAAGATGGTCTGGAGGTTGTCTGCCAGGGCGATATCGACGTATATGCGCCGCGCGGCAGCTACCAACTGGTCATCCGGCAGATCGAGCCCAAGGGGGTTGGCGCCTTGGAGCTTGCGCTGCGCAAACTGCGCGAGCAGCTGGCAGCTGAAGGCCTGTTTGAAGCGGCGCGTAAGCGGCCGCTACCGCGCTTTCCCAGGCGGATCGCCTTTGTCACCAGTCCGACGGGGGCCGCAGTACGCGACTTTCTCGAAGTATTACGTCGTCGCTGGCGCGGAGCGCACGTGTTGATCGTGCCGACACGAGTGCAGGGGGACGGCGCCAGCCTGGAAATCGCGGCAGCCATTGCAGCGGCTAATCAGTTGCCCATCGAAATCGATTGCCTGGTCGTGGGACGCGGTGGGGGCAGCGTCGAAGACCTGTGGGCGTTTAACGAAGAGCCCGTTGTCCGCGCCATTCATGCCTCGCGGATACCTGTGATTTCGGCTGTCGGACACGAAATTGACGTCACGCTCTCTGACCTGGTCGCTGACATGCGCGCACTCACACCCAGTGAGGCGGCCGAGCTCGTGGCCCCCGCGGCCGACGAACTTTCCGCCGCCCTGGCCATTTGCCGGCGTCGCATGACCACGGCCCTGCGGTCGCTGGCCACCGCGGCGCGTGGCCGTTTGCAGGGAGTCGAAAGCCGCCGAACCTTTCGACGCCCATTTGACCGGATCCACGACTTACTGCAGAGGCTCGATGAACTATCGCTACGGTCGGGACGGTTGATGCGCCGTCGCATTGTCGACGCAAGAAGCCGCACCGATGGCTTGGCAGCTCACCTGGACTCACTCAGCCCCTTGGGCGTACTCGCGCGCGGCTATAGTCTGACGCGACGACTCAGCGACGGACGGATCGTTCGAAGCTCCAGTGAACTTGCCGTGGGGGATCGGATCACCACGCGCTTTGCAACAGGCG